A genomic stretch from Ureibacillus composti includes:
- a CDS encoding nucleoside deaminase translates to MKGFSFMEKAIEVALENVITNHGGPFGAIVVKDGKIIGTGRNEVTASNDPTAHAEVQAIRAACQYLNDFQLIDCEIYTSCEPCPMCIGAIYWARPKAVYYACTKEDAAKIGFDDQFIYEQLSLPIDQRNITMKQISPNRYELPFKTWEKSKDKTHY, encoded by the coding sequence ATGAAAGGTTTCTCTTTTATGGAAAAAGCAATTGAAGTGGCTTTAGAAAATGTTATAACCAACCATGGTGGACCATTTGGAGCCATTGTTGTTAAAGATGGCAAAATAATTGGTACAGGACGAAATGAAGTAACAGCATCAAATGATCCAACTGCACACGCTGAGGTGCAGGCCATAAGAGCAGCTTGCCAATATTTAAACGATTTCCAGCTTATCGATTGTGAAATCTATACTAGCTGTGAACCCTGTCCGATGTGTATTGGAGCAATTTATTGGGCCAGACCAAAAGCTGTTTATTATGCATGTACGAAGGAAGATGCGGCGAAAATAGGTTTCGATGATCAGTTTATTTATGAACAGCTTTCCCTTCCAATTGACCAGCGTAATATTACTATGAAACAAATTTCTCCAAATCGATATGAATTACCATTTAAAACATGGGAAAAATCAAAAGATAAAACTCATTACTAA
- a CDS encoding DUF3916 domain-containing protein, whose translation MNRWNFKNDYKKKVRGLKRRKEALINYISDITEQMPNPSESGLGYWHLHLPFTQSYIYSSKLPNKFRREIMQILIDRVSYLKSIKSKGQAEYRIYALVSLPNLFDSQLVVYPHNSWFEGFFERDSEEQKWLPLDKSRNLIQEWELNCPSDIQIKGFKEIISEEDYYSEGENWFIGELN comes from the coding sequence TTGAATAGATGGAACTTTAAAAATGATTATAAGAAGAAAGTTAGAGGGCTAAAAAGGAGAAAAGAGGCACTAATAAATTATATTTCTGATATTACCGAACAAATGCCGAATCCTAGTGAATCTGGATTAGGTTATTGGCATCTACATTTGCCATTTACCCAATCGTACATATATTCAAGCAAACTTCCAAACAAATTCAGACGAGAAATAATGCAAATCTTAATTGATCGAGTTAGCTATTTAAAAAGTATAAAGTCAAAAGGACAAGCTGAATATAGAATTTACGCATTAGTTAGTCTTCCTAATTTATTCGACTCACAGCTTGTAGTATATCCTCATAATAGTTGGTTTGAGGGATTTTTTGAAAGGGATAGTGAAGAACAAAAATGGCTACCCCTAGATAAATCAAGAAATCTCATTCAAGAGTGGGAACTTAATTGCCCTTCTGATATACAGATAAAAGGTTTTAAAGAAATAATCTCTGAAGAGGATTACTATTCAGAAGGAGAAAATTGGTTTATAGGTGAGTTAAACTGA
- a CDS encoding ISL3 family transposase: MNFNRNIPGLKDVTIHKVEEIGERIALYVSIPKKEHQCPACKKMTSKIHDYRIQKIKHLKWFERLTILFYKRRRYVCACGKRFSEKSPFVDKYQRFTKEWNQVAGIRSVKAKTFKEAAEVLGASSSTLIRRFKKLVKEQLNEGVHLPKCIAIDEYKGDTDAGTYQLIIANAETHEPIDILPNRRKETIKDYLMKYGADVEVVVMDMNPSFKAAVRKALNRPIIIADRFHYCRYIYWALDEVRRKVQKDWHPYDRKKCKKMRHVLYKRFDKLTEKNKWYLNRYTRMSKELKEAYELKEAYCEWFDWAKTANNIAEVKNRLEAYYRKVEEANIPAFLKAIQTFKNWQVEILNSFSFGYSNGFLEGINNKSKVMKRNAYGFRSFKHFKAKILLNDLYKEIGVHLG; the protein is encoded by the coding sequence ATGAATTTTAACAGAAATATTCCAGGATTAAAAGATGTAACTATTCATAAGGTGGAGGAGATCGGGGAGCGTATCGCTCTATACGTTTCAATTCCAAAGAAAGAACATCAGTGTCCTGCTTGTAAGAAAATGACCTCTAAAATTCATGATTATCGAATTCAAAAAATTAAGCATTTAAAGTGGTTTGAACGATTAACCATCCTTTTCTATAAACGCCGACGTTATGTATGTGCGTGTGGAAAACGGTTCTCGGAAAAATCCCCTTTCGTGGATAAATATCAACGCTTCACGAAGGAATGGAACCAAGTGGCTGGAATCCGTTCTGTGAAGGCAAAGACATTTAAGGAAGCAGCGGAAGTCCTTGGCGCCTCCAGTTCTACACTCATTCGTCGTTTTAAAAAGCTTGTAAAAGAGCAGTTAAATGAAGGAGTACATTTACCAAAATGTATTGCGATTGATGAATATAAAGGCGATACAGATGCAGGAACTTATCAACTAATCATTGCCAACGCTGAAACACATGAACCCATTGATATTCTACCGAATCGAAGAAAAGAGACAATTAAGGATTATCTAATGAAGTATGGAGCAGATGTAGAAGTTGTCGTAATGGACATGAATCCGAGTTTTAAAGCAGCTGTTAGAAAAGCATTAAATCGCCCCATCATTATTGCAGATCGATTCCATTATTGTCGCTACATTTATTGGGCCCTAGATGAGGTACGCCGTAAAGTGCAGAAGGATTGGCATCCATATGATCGAAAAAAGTGCAAAAAAATGCGCCATGTTTTATATAAACGTTTTGACAAGTTAACGGAAAAGAATAAATGGTATTTAAATCGCTATACAAGGATGTCTAAGGAATTAAAAGAAGCATATGAACTGAAAGAAGCCTATTGTGAATGGTTTGATTGGGCAAAAACGGCTAATAATATAGCAGAAGTAAAAAATAGATTAGAAGCTTATTACCGTAAGGTAGAAGAAGCAAATATCCCAGCATTTTTAAAAGCGATTCAAACTTTTAAGAATTGGCAAGTAGAGATCTTGAATAGTTTTAGTTTTGGTTATTCAAATGGATTTTTAGAGGGAATTAATAATAAATCGAAGGTAATGAAGCGTAATGCTTATGGTTTCAGAAGTTTTAAGCATTTTAAAGCGAAGATTTTATTGAATGATTTATATAAAGAAATCGGTGTTCATTTAGGTTAA